Proteins encoded by one window of Streptomyces sp. LX-29:
- a CDS encoding TIGR03086 family metal-binding protein — MTDDISDIQPEHRDPGHHHPGNGDTGEKPVVGGAAEGGAVPVDLGPAMRGVAALLDGVTDTLLSARTPCAEYPVAALLDHLMDLTVAFQHAVRKAEWIPRGSGGAKPAPPGAPRASADRLDPRWRELLPRQLDELAAAWRDPAAWVGTAEAGGVTMPAEAMGIVALDEVLVHGWDLARATGQPYEPDRGSVEAVFGMLEETASAEGVAGMFGPAVTVPDDAPLWDRALGLVGRDPSWTP; from the coding sequence GTGACCGACGACATCAGCGACATCCAGCCCGAACACCGCGATCCCGGACATCACCACCCCGGGAATGGCGATACGGGCGAGAAGCCCGTTGTCGGTGGCGCGGCGGAAGGGGGCGCCGTCCCCGTCGACCTCGGGCCCGCGATGCGCGGGGTGGCCGCGCTGTTGGACGGCGTCACCGACACGCTGCTGTCGGCCCGCACGCCGTGTGCGGAGTATCCGGTGGCGGCGCTGCTGGACCACCTGATGGATCTGACGGTCGCCTTCCAGCATGCGGTGCGGAAGGCCGAGTGGATCCCTCGCGGGTCCGGCGGTGCGAAGCCGGCGCCCCCCGGGGCGCCGCGCGCCTCGGCGGACCGGCTGGACCCCCGGTGGCGCGAACTGCTGCCGCGACAGTTGGACGAGCTGGCGGCCGCCTGGCGTGACCCCGCCGCGTGGGTCGGCACGGCCGAGGCGGGAGGAGTGACCATGCCGGCCGAGGCGATGGGCATCGTGGCCCTGGACGAGGTGCTCGTCCACGGGTGGGACCTCGCGCGGGCGACGGGTCAGCCGTACGAGCCCGATCGGGGCAGCGTCGAGGCCGTCTTCGGGATGCTCGAGGAGACGGCGAGCGCGGAGGGGGTGGCGGGCATGTTCGGGCCCGCGGTGACGGTTCCGGACGACGCTCCCCTGTGGGACCGGGCCCTGGGGCTCGTCGGCCGCGACCCGTCGTGGACGCCCTGA
- the mgt gene encoding macrolide-inactivating glycosyltransferase produces MSHIAMFSIAAHGHVNPSLEVIRELVARGHRVTYAIPESFAEKVAATGAEPRVFGSVLPTADEPEAWGTELIEHIEPFLADAIQALPQHAAAYAGDEPDLVLWDITAWPAPVLARRWGVPAIQLSPNLVAWEGYEEEVAEPMYAELKASERGQAYYARFRAWLDANGLADTDPDRMLGRPDRCVVLIPRALQPHADRVDETVYTFVGACQGARDETEWRRPAAAARDKVLLISLGSTWTREPDLYRACVAAFGGLPGWHVVLQIGAHVDLAGLGEIPDNIEVHRWVPQLSILRQADAFITHAGAGGSQEGLACGVPMVAVPQAVDQFGNADVLQSLGVARHLPKEEATAEALREAVLALVSDPEVAKRCAEVRRQVEAEGGTRQAADLIEAALPA; encoded by the coding sequence ATGAGCCACATCGCCATGTTCAGCATCGCCGCCCACGGCCACGTCAACCCGAGCCTCGAAGTGATCCGTGAGCTCGTCGCCCGGGGCCACCGGGTCACCTACGCGATACCCGAGTCCTTCGCGGAGAAGGTCGCCGCGACCGGCGCCGAGCCCAGGGTCTTCGGCTCCGTGCTGCCGACCGCCGACGAGCCGGAGGCGTGGGGCACCGAGTTGATCGAGCACATCGAGCCGTTCCTGGCGGACGCGATCCAGGCGCTGCCGCAACACGCGGCGGCCTACGCGGGCGACGAACCCGACCTGGTGCTGTGGGACATCACCGCCTGGCCCGCCCCCGTCCTCGCTCGCCGCTGGGGCGTCCCCGCCATCCAGCTCTCGCCCAACCTGGTCGCCTGGGAGGGCTACGAGGAGGAGGTGGCCGAGCCGATGTACGCCGAGCTGAAGGCGTCCGAGCGGGGGCAGGCGTACTACGCGCGCTTCCGCGCCTGGCTGGACGCCAACGGCCTGGCCGACACCGACCCGGACCGGATGCTGGGCCGCCCCGACCGCTGCGTCGTCCTCATCCCCAGGGCCCTCCAGCCGCACGCCGACCGCGTCGACGAGACCGTGTACACCTTCGTCGGCGCCTGCCAGGGCGCCCGGGACGAGACCGAGTGGCGGCGCCCCGCCGCGGCCGCCCGGGACAAGGTGCTGCTGATCTCGCTCGGCTCGACCTGGACCAGGGAGCCGGACCTCTACCGCGCCTGCGTGGCGGCGTTCGGCGGGCTGCCGGGCTGGCACGTGGTGCTCCAGATCGGCGCGCACGTCGACCTGGCTGGGCTCGGCGAGATCCCGGACAACATCGAGGTTCACCGTTGGGTGCCGCAGCTGAGCATCCTCCGGCAGGCCGACGCCTTCATCACCCACGCCGGCGCCGGCGGCAGCCAGGAGGGGCTCGCCTGCGGGGTGCCGATGGTCGCCGTGCCCCAGGCCGTCGACCAGTTCGGCAACGCCGACGTGCTCCAGTCCCTCGGCGTGGCCCGCCACCTGCCCAAGGAGGAGGCCACCGCCGAGGCGCTGCGCGAGGCGGTGCTGGCGCTCGTCTCCGACCCCGAGGTGGCGAAGCGGTGCGCCGAGGTGCGCCGGCAGGTGGAAGCCGAGGGCGGCACCCGGCAGGCGGCCGACCTCATCGAGGCGGCGCTGCCCGCCTGA
- a CDS encoding zinc metalloprotease, with protein sequence MPETEEFTGLERGQYCGTMALHRRLLERDGEYAANRTVIENHAFAFASGELTSGRTAVTKIPVVVHVVFNTDEQNVGDDQIHSQITVLNEDFRKANPDVSKVPTVWQPIAADSLIEFELATTDPQGQPTNGITRTQTQTEKFDSEDDSVKFPAKGGVAAWPADRYLNLWVCEVFSSAIGGTLLGYAQFPGGPAETDGVVINYKAFGTTGTASAPFDLGRTATHEVGHWLNLRHIWGDDFDGCSGSDFVADTPNQGGENTGMPTFPKISCNNGPHGDMFVNYMDYTDDAGMFMFTQGQVTRMEATLDGFRSSFNGSGGGGRG encoded by the coding sequence ATGCCAGAAACCGAAGAGTTCACCGGCCTCGAACGCGGGCAGTACTGCGGAACGATGGCCCTCCACCGCCGGCTGCTGGAGCGGGACGGGGAGTACGCCGCGAATCGCACGGTGATCGAGAACCACGCCTTCGCGTTCGCCAGCGGGGAGCTGACGTCGGGCAGGACCGCGGTCACCAAGATCCCCGTCGTCGTCCACGTCGTGTTCAACACCGACGAGCAGAACGTCGGCGACGACCAGATCCACAGTCAGATCACCGTGCTCAACGAGGACTTCCGGAAGGCCAATCCGGACGTCAGCAAGGTGCCCACGGTGTGGCAGCCGATCGCGGCCGACAGCCTCATCGAGTTCGAGCTGGCCACCACCGATCCGCAGGGGCAGCCCACCAACGGCATCACGCGTACGCAGACCCAGACCGAGAAGTTCGATTCGGAAGACGACTCCGTCAAGTTCCCCGCGAAGGGCGGAGTGGCCGCCTGGCCCGCCGACCGCTATCTGAACCTCTGGGTCTGTGAGGTGTTCAGCAGCGCGATCGGCGGCACCCTGCTGGGCTACGCCCAGTTCCCCGGCGGTCCCGCCGAAACCGATGGTGTCGTCATCAACTACAAGGCGTTCGGCACCACCGGCACCGCGAGCGCGCCGTTCGACCTCGGCCGTACCGCCACGCACGAGGTCGGGCACTGGCTCAATCTGCGCCATATCTGGGGCGACGACTTCGACGGCTGCAGCGGCAGCGACTTCGTCGCCGACACCCCCAACCAGGGTGGCGAGAACACGGGGATGCCGACCTTCCCCAAGATCTCGTGCAACAACGGGCCCCATGGCGACATGTTCGTCAACTACATGGACTACACCGACGACGCCGGGATGTTCATGTTCACCCAGGGCCAGGTGACCCGGATGGAGGCCACCCTGGACGGCTTCCGCTCATCCTTCAACGGGTCGGGTGGGGGTGGCCGCGGGTAG
- a CDS encoding aminoglycoside phosphotransferase family protein, whose amino-acid sequence MLTKAVPLPRHDGDRARLLAFGENAVFAVERSDRPDLVVRISRTADAHARDRAERELRVAEWLATEGLPTARPAPWGADQPLACDGHLVTFWERLPAAVRPAEPRDLAKLLRLVHALPAPPFELPRRELLGGVERWLRLAGDAIDPADAACLRARRDDFAAGVAELTPHLPLGPIHGDALPRNVHVGPDGPVLLDLETFSTDLREHDLVVMALSRDRYGLDPAAYDDFVAAYGWDVRDWDGCALLRGARETASCAWVAQHTPGSPAARREFDRRIASLREGDAAVRWHPF is encoded by the coding sequence GTGCTCACGAAGGCGGTGCCGCTGCCGCGGCACGACGGCGACCGGGCCCGACTGCTGGCCTTCGGTGAGAACGCCGTCTTCGCCGTCGAGCGGTCCGACCGCCCGGACCTCGTGGTCCGCATCAGCCGCACCGCCGACGCGCACGCCCGGGACCGCGCCGAGCGGGAGCTGCGGGTCGCCGAGTGGCTCGCGACCGAGGGACTGCCCACGGCGCGCCCCGCGCCATGGGGCGCGGACCAACCGCTGGCCTGCGACGGACACCTCGTCACCTTCTGGGAGCGGCTGCCGGCGGCGGTGCGCCCGGCCGAACCGCGCGACCTGGCGAAGCTGCTCCGGCTCGTCCACGCGCTGCCCGCGCCGCCCTTCGAGCTGCCGCGCCGGGAGCTGCTGGGCGGGGTCGAGCGCTGGCTGCGGCTCGCGGGGGACGCGATCGACCCGGCGGACGCCGCCTGTCTGCGCGCCCGCCGGGACGACTTCGCGGCCGGCGTCGCCGAGCTGACCCCACACCTGCCGCTCGGCCCCATCCACGGCGACGCGCTGCCACGCAACGTGCACGTCGGCCCGGACGGCCCGGTGCTGCTGGACCTGGAGACCTTCTCGACCGACCTGCGGGAGCACGACCTGGTCGTGATGGCGCTCTCCCGCGACCGGTACGGGCTCGATCCGGCCGCCTACGACGACTTCGTCGCGGCGTACGGCTGGGACGTGCGCGACTGGGACGGGTGCGCCCTGCTGCGCGGCGCCCGCGAGACCGCCAGCTGCGCCTGGGTGGCGCAGCACACGCCGGGCAGCCCGGCGGCACGGAGGGAGTTCGACCGCCGGATCGCCTCACTGCGCGAGGGCGACGCGGCGGTGCGCTGGCACCCGTTCTGA